A window of Aigarchaeota archaeon contains these coding sequences:
- a CDS encoding dihydroorotase family protein, producing the protein MADLRIIGRAFVNGMILDEVTVEIDGERISSVSVGESGSGPRLLIGRGQILLPSATDLHVHLRDWKQAYKEDVFTGTSAAVAGGVTTVAEMPNTSPPIKSPEVLRERLRLLAARAIADYSVHVGALEKVEDAKRALELGACGMKLYPADLERFEDYLRVSRESGMRLVVHAEIRGGDEVEAVKMLLPHIGPNDDVRFAHVSRAESLKMIEMVRGELGAKMTVEATPHHLLLSEEELDENAKRISAVRPPLASMIDKQYVFSGLCRCSVDFIASDHAPHTLEEKFSEQRAAGFPGLEIMYPLMLTEWLEGRLDISTLVKKLCKAPAEYLGIPKGEIKKGFYADLVIFDIRTQWSVSAKNFLSKAKYTPFEGRRLSARVSSVFRRGELVYEGELMVKGGGAHVHELKQR; encoded by the coding sequence ATGGCGGACCTAAGGATAATCGGCAGGGCATTCGTCAACGGTATGATCTTGGACGAGGTTACCGTCGAGATAGATGGTGAGCGCATATCCTCCGTGAGCGTCGGCGAGAGCGGCTCGGGTCCTAGGTTGCTGATAGGCAGGGGCCAAATACTTCTACCTTCTGCTACGGATCTTCATGTCCACCTCAGGGACTGGAAGCAGGCCTACAAGGAGGATGTTTTCACAGGAACGTCGGCTGCTGTCGCCGGCGGTGTCACGACGGTGGCGGAAATGCCAAACACTTCGCCACCGATAAAGAGTCCCGAGGTTCTTAGAGAAAGACTCAGACTGCTAGCTGCGCGTGCAATCGCGGACTACTCAGTCCATGTGGGCGCCCTTGAGAAAGTCGAGGACGCTAAAAGGGCGCTGGAGTTAGGAGCCTGTGGTATGAAGCTCTACCCTGCAGACTTAGAAAGGTTCGAAGATTATCTCAGAGTATCTAGAGAGAGTGGAATGAGGCTTGTCGTCCATGCGGAGATAAGGGGAGGCGATGAGGTCGAAGCCGTAAAGATGCTGTTACCGCATATAGGACCGAACGACGACGTAAGGTTCGCGCACGTCTCAAGGGCTGAGTCGCTGAAGATGATAGAGATGGTTAGGGGCGAGCTTGGTGCTAAGATGACTGTAGAGGCGACGCCGCACCACCTTCTTCTATCGGAGGAGGAACTTGACGAAAATGCTAAGAGAATATCGGCAGTGAGACCTCCGCTCGCCTCTATGATTGATAAGCAATACGTTTTTTCAGGCTTATGTAGATGTTCCGTGGACTTCATAGCGTCCGATCACGCGCCGCATACTTTGGAGGAGAAATTTTCCGAGCAACGGGCAGCAGGTTTTCCTGGTCTCGAGATAATGTATCCTCTGATGTTGACCGAGTGGCTTGAAGGAAGGCTCGACATATCAACGCTTGTCAAAAAGCTTTGCAAAGCTCCGGCCGAGTATCTCGGCATACCTAAAGGAGAGATCAAGAAAGGCTTCTATGCAGACCTCGTTATATTCGATATAAGGACACAGTGGAGCGTGAGTGCTAAGAATTTCTTGAGCAAAGCGAAGTACACACCGTTCGAGGGCAGGAGACTATCCGCAAGGGTTTCATCGGTATTCAGGAGGGGCGAGCTTGTCTATGAAGGCGAGCTTATGGTAAAAGGCGGCGGAGCACATGTCCATGAGCTGAAGCAGAGGTAA
- the pyrI gene encoding aspartate carbamoyltransferase regulatory subunit, whose amino-acid sequence MFFMNEQETLRVSKIRNGTVIDHIPAGRALAVLRLLGITGSEGHVVTVTMNVRSRKLGKKDLVKVEDLELMTEQVNKLTLVAPTATINIIRNYEVVEKRTVKLPDRIVGILRCTNPGCITRQPMEHVSSKFTVVSKSPLRLECEYCGRYLEEDDVLKQLTQ is encoded by the coding sequence GTGTTTTTTATGAACGAGCAAGAAACTTTACGGGTGAGTAAGATAAGAAATGGGACGGTCATAGATCACATACCCGCAGGCAGGGCCTTAGCGGTCCTGAGGCTGCTAGGGATAACCGGGAGCGAGGGACACGTCGTTACGGTCACGATGAACGTTAGGAGCAGAAAGCTAGGCAAAAAGGACTTAGTCAAGGTTGAGGACTTAGAGCTCATGACCGAGCAAGTAAACAAGTTGACGCTGGTAGCACCTACCGCCACGATAAACATAATACGGAATTACGAGGTCGTGGAAAAAAGGACGGTCAAGCTACCGGATAGGATAGTCGGCATTCTTAGATGCACAAACCCAGGCTGCATAACGAGGCAGCCCATGGAACACGTGAGCTCAAAATTTACCGTAGTCTCGAAGAGCCCTCTAAGACTCGAATGCGAGTACTGCGGCAGATACCTAGAAGAGGATGACGTGCTGAAGCAGCTAACACAATAG
- the pyrB gene encoding aspartate carbamoyltransferase: protein MLWKFRDVISILDYSRDDLEHLFSVTDRLIAQELDIGKPLDGKIVATAFIEPSTRTRLSFETAAKRLGAEVINLEPHLSSMAKGESLTDTMRMLDDYANLIVIRSPYEGSAKHAADVCEHPVINGGDGTQHHPTQAMIDLYTIRRLKGRIDGLEVGVVGDLKYGRAAASFIYGLTKFNVKKIWLVSPEPLSPRPELMDRLKNTNVDIVKTENLEVAVENVDILYVTRIQKERFPDPAEYEKLRGSYVVTRKLLSRAREDLKVLHPLPRVDELSNDVDDTPYQAYFIQAKLGVPVRMALIGLVLGVF, encoded by the coding sequence ATTTTGTGGAAGTTTAGGGACGTTATATCCATACTAGACTACAGTAGGGATGATCTCGAGCACCTATTTTCTGTGACCGACAGATTGATTGCGCAGGAGCTGGATATAGGAAAGCCTTTGGATGGAAAGATAGTGGCTACGGCGTTTATAGAGCCTAGCACTAGGACGAGGCTTAGCTTTGAGACTGCCGCCAAGAGGCTTGGTGCCGAGGTCATAAACCTCGAACCCCACCTATCCTCTATGGCTAAGGGCGAGAGCCTGACCGATACGATGAGAATGTTGGATGACTACGCCAACCTCATAGTAATAAGAAGTCCGTACGAAGGCTCGGCGAAGCATGCGGCCGACGTCTGCGAGCATCCCGTGATAAACGGCGGCGACGGGACGCAGCACCATCCCACTCAGGCGATGATAGACCTCTATACGATAAGGAGGTTGAAGGGTAGGATAGATGGTCTGGAGGTTGGCGTGGTCGGTGATCTAAAGTATGGTAGGGCTGCGGCATCCTTCATATACGGCCTCACGAAGTTTAACGTCAAAAAGATATGGTTGGTGTCACCGGAACCCCTTTCGCCAAGGCCCGAACTCATGGACAGGTTAAAGAATACGAACGTGGACATCGTAAAGACAGAGAACCTTGAGGTAGCCGTAGAGAACGTCGACATACTGTACGTAACGAGGATACAAAAAGAAAGATTTCCCGACCCGGCTGAGTACGAGAAGCTAAGGGGCAGCTACGTGGTAACGAGAAAGCTCCTCTCAAGGGCGCGCGAAGACCTAAAGGTTTTGCATCCGCTTCCAAGGGTCGATGAACTCTCCAATGATGTGGACGATACACCATACCAAGCCTACTTCATACAGGCTAAACTCGGGGTTCCTGTGAGGATGGCCCTAATAGGTTTGGTTCTCGGGGTGTTTTAG
- a CDS encoding glutamate synthase-related protein codes for MSLRINPAVKFLSRILGPELLHNAWLRLLNHLPLDFEPPESLEIETKMGRLRSPLGLAAGYDKSGKYVKALSKLGFGYIVVGSFTLKPRKGHPKPRIAYRDAEQAVVNAMGLPNPGVMEFVKNFKKADGCKVVASITGDTVDEFVECFAVVQKVVDAVEVNISCPTHEASMRMKELETIRELTERLKEIKTKTVYIKIPPPVTSEEMESTCRLLKIWLDCGMDGVTAVNTLLVDAPELALGKGGLSGRPLRPIMLRTVSRIRRELGEDIEINAVGGIMTGADVSEALKAGANTVQIMTAMLFRGPNTPRYISEELISFRKC; via the coding sequence TTGTCGCTTAGGATAAATCCCGCCGTAAAGTTTCTGTCGCGTATCTTAGGGCCGGAGCTCCTGCATAATGCTTGGCTTAGGCTCTTGAATCACTTGCCTTTAGATTTCGAGCCGCCAGAGAGCCTAGAGATCGAGACCAAGATGGGAAGGTTAAGAAGCCCACTAGGTCTCGCGGCAGGCTACGATAAGAGCGGGAAGTACGTCAAGGCACTCTCCAAGCTCGGCTTTGGCTATATCGTAGTAGGCAGCTTCACGCTAAAGCCGAGGAAAGGTCATCCCAAGCCAAGGATAGCCTACAGGGACGCAGAACAAGCTGTCGTAAACGCCATGGGCCTACCAAACCCTGGCGTGATGGAATTCGTGAAGAACTTCAAGAAGGCCGATGGGTGTAAGGTCGTGGCCAGCATCACGGGCGACACGGTAGATGAATTCGTCGAGTGCTTTGCCGTTGTGCAGAAAGTCGTCGATGCTGTTGAGGTCAACATCTCGTGTCCTACGCATGAGGCGAGCATGCGTATGAAGGAGCTCGAAACTATACGCGAGCTGACCGAGAGGTTAAAAGAAATCAAAACAAAAACCGTATACATCAAGATCCCGCCGCCAGTTACTTCTGAGGAGATGGAAAGCACGTGCAGGTTGCTGAAGATATGGTTGGATTGTGGGATGGATGGTGTAACTGCCGTCAACACGCTCTTGGTTGATGCGCCCGAGCTCGCACTCGGAAAAGGTGGCTTGAGCGGCAGACCCCTAAGACCTATTATGCTGAGAACTGTGAGCAGGATCAGAAGAGAGTTGGGTGAAGATATCGAGATAAACGCGGTCGGTGGCATAATGACGGGGGCAGACGTATCTGAGGCACTGAAGGCTGGCGCGAACACCGTTCAGATAATGACGGCCATGTTGTTCAGGGGCCCGAATACTCCAAGATACATCAGCGAGGAACTAATTTCGTTCAGGAAATGCTAA
- the trm14 gene encoding tRNA (guanine(6)-N2)-methyltransferase — protein MPKFFATITTGLEDIAAKEVESLVGCNAKPDVGKVFFECSIRDVVLLNFASRCLHKIFLLLEYGKVSSLDDVAHLARGVDYNEFILPSQSFAVRVEKHSTHTLRSLDIAATIGRSVIESYITSRNVRLAVNLDNPDVELYALLRDDELLIGLNTTGQSLHRRFYRVFHHRAALMPTIACSMILLSGWRPDERLLDPMCGSGTIPIEAALTARHVAPGLRRGGLALEKLCFIEKDVVEDVRHELLSKETKAMVEIYGIDASPKSVEGALTNAAKAEVADTVSITMGDALSLINYIREPPDHIIMNPPYGIRMGIRNIERFYEKLFMSIKRAAPHATITVITSKLSILRRIAEMLGMQIVETKRLLYGRIQANIIKLVRQD, from the coding sequence ATGCCCAAGTTCTTTGCGACGATAACGACAGGGTTAGAGGATATTGCAGCGAAAGAGGTCGAGTCTTTAGTAGGATGTAATGCTAAGCCAGATGTGGGTAAGGTGTTCTTTGAGTGTAGCATCCGCGACGTTGTGTTACTGAACTTTGCCTCCCGCTGCTTACACAAAATTTTCTTATTACTAGAATACGGTAAGGTGTCTTCGCTAGACGACGTTGCTCATCTTGCCCGTGGTGTAGACTATAACGAGTTCATCCTACCGTCTCAGTCATTCGCGGTTAGGGTCGAGAAGCACAGCACGCATACGCTTAGAAGCCTCGATATTGCGGCAACCATAGGCAGGAGCGTTATAGAATCTTACATCACATCTAGGAACGTTAGACTTGCGGTTAACCTGGACAATCCAGACGTCGAGCTGTATGCTTTGCTGAGAGATGACGAGCTTTTGATCGGACTAAACACCACTGGACAGTCGCTCCATAGAAGGTTCTACAGAGTTTTTCATCATAGAGCGGCCCTCATGCCGACGATAGCTTGTTCCATGATCTTGCTGAGCGGCTGGAGACCAGACGAAAGGTTGTTGGACCCAATGTGCGGAAGCGGGACGATACCTATAGAGGCCGCGTTAACAGCAAGGCATGTAGCACCAGGCTTGCGAAGGGGTGGACTAGCCTTGGAGAAGCTCTGCTTTATAGAAAAGGATGTTGTCGAAGACGTTCGTCACGAGCTTCTTTCAAAAGAGACGAAGGCTATGGTGGAGATATATGGGATCGACGCCTCACCTAAGAGTGTTGAAGGTGCCCTTACCAACGCGGCCAAAGCAGAGGTAGCAGATACGGTGTCGATAACCATGGGCGACGCTTTGAGTTTGATTAACTACATACGGGAGCCGCCGGACCACATCATAATGAACCCGCCGTATGGTATAAGAATGGGTATCAGGAACATCGAAAGGTTCTACGAGAAGCTCTTCATGTCGATTAAACGTGCGGCTCCGCATGCAACTATAACCGTGATAACAAGCAAGCTAAGCATCCTTAGAAGGATCGCAGAGATGCTCGGCATGCAGATAGTTGAGACTAAGCGGCTGCTCTACGGAAGGATTCAGGCTAACATAATCAAACTTGTGCGACAAGATTAA
- a CDS encoding Ni/Fe hydrogenase subunit alpha, giving the protein MKGKVKAVKVDYLARVEGEGSLYIKVKGSEVLDVKFKIFEAPRFFEAFLRGRKYHEVPDITARICGICPVAYQMSSVHALEDAFGVKVDGPLRELRRFFYCGEWIESHALHAFLLHAPDFLGYDDAIKMAKRYPDVVKKALTVKKIGNDIMARLGGREIHPVSVCVGGFYKVPTKRQMEAMKEDLKKGMDLSVELLKWVADLKFPDFEQEYEFVSLRHPNEYPFNEGRIVSNKGLDIAISEYEDNFVEEHVPYTNALHSYIKGRGSYMVGPLARINLNYDKLWDLTKDTLKSIGFKVPCNNPFKSIIARCAEITYSFEEALRIVDEYREPSAPMVDYEVKAGKGCGCTEAPRGSLYHRYEVAADGAILSAKIVPPTSQNQKRIEDDLRAMAPSVMKLPHDKAVWRFEQAIRNYDPCLSCATHFLRLEIERS; this is encoded by the coding sequence TTGAAGGGTAAGGTGAAGGCGGTAAAGGTAGATTATCTCGCAAGAGTCGAGGGCGAGGGGTCTCTATACATAAAAGTAAAGGGCAGCGAGGTCTTAGACGTAAAGTTCAAGATATTCGAGGCTCCAAGGTTCTTCGAGGCTTTCCTTAGAGGAAGGAAATACCATGAGGTACCGGACATAACCGCAAGGATATGTGGTATATGTCCGGTAGCATACCAGATGAGCTCCGTCCATGCATTAGAAGATGCGTTTGGAGTAAAGGTAGACGGGCCCTTAAGGGAGCTCAGAAGGTTCTTCTACTGCGGAGAGTGGATAGAGAGCCACGCACTTCACGCATTCCTTCTACACGCGCCCGATTTCCTTGGCTACGATGATGCGATAAAGATGGCGAAAAGGTACCCGGACGTCGTAAAGAAGGCACTAACCGTCAAGAAGATAGGCAACGACATCATGGCTAGGCTTGGCGGAAGGGAAATACATCCGGTGTCGGTATGTGTCGGAGGGTTCTACAAGGTTCCGACGAAAAGACAGATGGAGGCGATGAAGGAAGACTTGAAGAAGGGCATGGACCTCAGCGTCGAGTTACTCAAATGGGTCGCGGACCTTAAGTTCCCTGACTTCGAGCAGGAATACGAATTCGTGTCGCTTAGGCATCCAAACGAGTACCCATTCAACGAAGGGAGGATCGTATCCAACAAGGGCCTAGATATAGCGATAAGCGAGTACGAGGATAACTTCGTAGAGGAACACGTTCCCTATACGAACGCCCTCCACTCGTACATAAAGGGCAGGGGTTCTTATATGGTAGGACCTCTAGCTAGGATAAACCTGAACTACGATAAGCTCTGGGACCTGACGAAAGACACGTTGAAGTCCATAGGCTTTAAGGTTCCATGCAATAACCCGTTCAAGAGCATAATAGCAAGGTGTGCCGAGATAACGTATTCATTCGAAGAGGCGCTTAGGATAGTTGATGAGTACAGAGAACCCAGCGCACCGATGGTTGACTACGAGGTAAAGGCGGGAAAGGGTTGTGGTTGTACGGAGGCGCCGAGGGGTTCGCTGTACCATAGGTATGAGGTGGCCGCCGACGGGGCGATACTTTCGGCAAAGATAGTACCTCCGACTTCGCAGAACCAAAAGCGAATAGAAGATGACCTGAGGGCGATGGCACCGTCGGTCATGAAGCTTCCTCACGACAAGGCTGTCTGGAGGTTCGAACAAGCCATAAGGAACTATGACCCGTGCCTATCTTGCGCTACGCACTTCCTTAGACTAGAGATCGAGCGCTCCTAG
- a CDS encoding oxidoreductase has protein sequence MAKKTPRIAVYKFASCDGCQLSILDLEDELLEVGQRFDIAYFMEVTKAVKKGPYDVGLVEGSITTPHDVELIKTIRKECKKLVTIGACATAGGIQALRNWASVEEFSKYVYAKPEYIQTLEKSSPISEYVQVDLELKGCPVNKYQLLEVLSALIAGRKPNLPTYSVCMECKMKGNVCVAVAKGIPCLGPVVQAGCGALCPSYARGCYGCFGPMESPNVKSIAKKFIELGMDKKDVILKFRGFTGWSKEFREVNGLIEG, from the coding sequence ATGGCGAAGAAAACACCTAGAATAGCGGTATACAAGTTTGCATCTTGCGACGGCTGTCAACTAAGTATACTGGATCTAGAGGATGAGCTTTTGGAGGTAGGACAGAGGTTCGATATAGCGTACTTCATGGAAGTAACTAAGGCGGTTAAGAAAGGACCCTATGACGTGGGTCTCGTCGAAGGAAGCATAACCACGCCGCACGACGTTGAACTGATAAAAACGATAAGGAAAGAATGCAAAAAGCTCGTTACGATAGGTGCATGTGCGACCGCAGGCGGAATACAGGCCCTCAGAAACTGGGCGAGCGTCGAGGAATTTTCAAAGTACGTTTACGCAAAACCAGAATACATACAGACGCTCGAAAAGTCCTCTCCAATCTCGGAATACGTCCAGGTCGACCTCGAACTTAAAGGATGCCCGGTAAACAAGTACCAGCTCCTCGAGGTTCTATCTGCACTGATTGCCGGAAGGAAGCCGAACTTGCCTACGTATAGCGTATGCATGGAGTGTAAGATGAAGGGGAACGTATGCGTAGCGGTCGCTAAGGGCATACCTTGCCTCGGGCCTGTTGTACAAGCAGGATGCGGTGCGTTATGTCCATCATACGCAAGAGGATGTTATGGGTGCTTCGGTCCGATGGAGAGTCCAAACGTGAAGAGCATAGCAAAGAAATTCATCGAGCTCGGAATGGATAAGAAAGATGTAATCCTCAAGTTTAGAGGGTTTACAGGCTGGTCAAAAGAGTTTAGGGAGGTGAATGGGTTAATTGAAGGGTAA
- a CDS encoding FAD/NAD(P)-binding protein: MKAKAMLENSQTIEVEVMRRFSVESVVKETPDTYTLTLKPLDKKEYNFVPGQFNMLYAFGVGEAPISLSGDPDERHLVVHTIRVVGAVTNALVNVKKPGFIGLRGPFGSGWPLEKMKGKDVIIVAGGIGLAPLRPAIYYILKHRKEYGKFFFLYGARTPNDLLYKKELKEWKSRFDMDAFITVDAGDEKWTGNVGVVTTLFKRIKLDPDNTYALVCGPEIMMKYTVLELRNQGLTDDKIYLSMERNMKCGMRLCGRCQFGPYFVCKDGPVFSMDQINRFFGRREV; the protein is encoded by the coding sequence ATGAAGGCAAAGGCTATGTTGGAAAACTCTCAGACAATAGAAGTCGAGGTAATGAGGAGGTTTTCGGTCGAGAGCGTAGTTAAGGAGACGCCAGATACGTACACGCTAACACTAAAGCCGTTGGATAAAAAAGAGTACAACTTCGTTCCAGGCCAATTCAACATGTTATACGCGTTTGGTGTCGGAGAAGCGCCAATATCGTTGAGCGGCGACCCAGACGAGAGGCACCTAGTTGTCCACACGATTAGGGTCGTTGGTGCGGTGACAAACGCATTAGTGAACGTAAAGAAGCCCGGGTTCATCGGTCTTAGAGGACCCTTCGGAAGCGGATGGCCTTTGGAGAAGATGAAAGGAAAGGACGTGATAATCGTGGCTGGCGGTATAGGTCTAGCGCCGCTTAGACCTGCGATATATTACATCCTGAAGCATAGGAAGGAATACGGAAAATTCTTCTTCCTGTATGGTGCTAGGACGCCCAACGATCTTCTGTACAAGAAGGAGCTAAAAGAGTGGAAGAGCAGGTTTGATATGGATGCCTTCATAACTGTGGATGCGGGCGACGAAAAATGGACGGGCAACGTTGGCGTAGTAACGACACTCTTCAAACGTATAAAGCTCGACCCAGACAACACATATGCTCTCGTATGCGGGCCGGAGATAATGATGAAGTATACTGTACTTGAGCTAAGGAACCAAGGCTTAACCGATGATAAGATATACCTTTCGATGGAGAGGAATATGAAGTGTGGTATGAGACTGTGTGGGCGCTGCCAGTTCGGACCTTATTTCGTGTGCAAGGACGGTCCAGTATTTTCGATGGATCAGATAAACAGATTTTTTGGGAGGCGTGAAGTCTGA
- a CDS encoding 4Fe-4S dicluster domain-containing protein, translated as MSLQRKPYFALDAEMLGNLVTILKDFGYIIYGPVERDGAIVYDIIESAEQIPRGLFDEQSPGRYRLIKKDERRYFGYVVGPQSPKYVLYPPQHLLFKVRKDGRTFIPRPDGKKVAIFGLRPCDLKAVDILDDVLLKGPYKNNTYWTLRKDALFIAVNCIEPDNNCFCTSMNTGPFAKSGCDICITELLMDGKHVFILETMTDKGAEIVNRLGCRSATEEELDAVSRLMEEARNKIRKKLNVENLKEDLYKNLEHPRWNDVGNRCLTCGNCTLVCPTCFCSSVFDRSSLSMDVAERWALWDSCFSIDYSYIHGGAIRQSIMSRYRNWLMHKLATWVDQFGTFGCVGCGRCITWCPVGIDIVEEANRVRS; from the coding sequence TTGTCCTTGCAACGAAAACCTTACTTTGCTCTAGATGCTGAAATGCTTGGTAACCTCGTCACCATCTTAAAAGACTTTGGTTATATAATTTACGGGCCTGTAGAAAGGGATGGTGCGATCGTTTACGACATCATCGAATCTGCAGAGCAGATACCAAGGGGTCTGTTCGATGAGCAATCTCCTGGAAGGTACAGACTCATTAAGAAAGATGAGCGAAGATACTTTGGTTACGTGGTTGGTCCACAGTCCCCAAAGTACGTGCTATACCCGCCGCAGCACCTGCTCTTTAAGGTGAGGAAGGACGGGAGGACGTTTATCCCACGACCAGATGGTAAAAAGGTTGCGATCTTCGGACTCAGACCGTGCGACTTGAAGGCGGTCGATATATTAGACGACGTCTTGCTTAAAGGACCATACAAAAATAACACATACTGGACGCTTAGGAAGGATGCGCTGTTTATAGCGGTCAATTGTATTGAGCCGGATAACAACTGCTTCTGCACGTCCATGAATACCGGTCCGTTTGCAAAATCTGGTTGCGATATCTGCATCACCGAGCTACTAATGGATGGAAAACACGTCTTCATCTTAGAGACCATGACGGATAAGGGTGCAGAGATAGTGAATAGGCTCGGTTGTAGAAGTGCAACGGAAGAGGAGTTGGATGCCGTATCAAGGTTGATGGAGGAAGCGAGAAACAAAATAAGGAAGAAGTTAAACGTCGAGAATCTAAAAGAAGATCTCTACAAGAACCTTGAACATCCACGTTGGAATGATGTCGGCAATAGATGCCTAACATGCGGGAATTGTACGCTTGTCTGTCCGACTTGTTTCTGCTCCTCCGTATTTGATAGATCGTCGTTATCAATGGATGTGGCAGAAAGGTGGGCGTTATGGGATTCTTGCTTCAGCATAGACTACTCTTACATCCACGGTGGGGCAATAAGGCAGTCCATAATGAGCCGCTACAGGAATTGGCTGATGCATAAGCTTGCTACATGGGTTGACCAGTTCGGGACGTTTGGGTGCGTTGGTTGTGGAAGGTGTATAACCTGGTGCCCCGTCGGAATAGATATTGTAGAGGAGGCTAATAGGGTAAGGAGTTGA
- the deoC gene encoding deoxyribose-phosphate aldolase, protein MIDRRRLARLIDHTDVRPQSTNADVRRLCDEAVKHGFYAVCVQPCFVRLASKLLTGYSDVKVCTVVGFPFGMNVTDVKVFEAKKAIEDGAEELDVVMNIGMMKAGNYAYVEDELNKITDVTKGVVVKLIVETGYLTVEELGKACDIAVRAGVDYVKTCTGFGPRGVSLEDVRLIKEFTGGKVGIKASGGIRTYEQAVSLIEAGATRIGTSHGLKLLEGAPSE, encoded by the coding sequence ATGATCGATAGGAGAAGGCTTGCGAGGTTAATAGACCATACAGACGTAAGGCCCCAATCTACGAATGCAGACGTAAGGAGACTCTGCGACGAGGCCGTTAAACATGGCTTTTATGCGGTGTGCGTTCAACCATGCTTCGTGAGATTAGCATCTAAGCTGCTCACCGGCTACAGCGATGTAAAAGTTTGTACGGTCGTAGGTTTTCCTTTCGGGATGAACGTTACGGATGTAAAGGTGTTCGAAGCAAAGAAGGCAATAGAAGATGGTGCGGAAGAACTTGATGTTGTAATGAACATAGGCATGATGAAAGCTGGAAATTATGCCTACGTTGAAGATGAATTGAATAAAATCACGGATGTTACGAAAGGTGTCGTCGTCAAGCTGATCGTCGAAACAGGATACTTGACTGTCGAAGAGTTAGGTAAAGCATGCGATATTGCCGTCAGAGCTGGGGTGGATTACGTGAAGACATGCACGGGCTTTGGACCTAGAGGTGTATCTTTAGAGGACGTGAGATTGATAAAAGAGTTCACAGGCGGTAAAGTAGGCATAAAGGCTTCAGGAGGCATAAGAACTTACGAGCAGGCGGTTTCGTTGATTGAGGCAGGAGCTACGAGGATCGGGACGAGCCATGGTCTAAAATTATTGGAAGGTGCACCGTCGGAATGA
- a CDS encoding 16S rRNA methyltransferase yields the protein MGFVKLTLVFVEAALELVPRECWSHRAVISDAERRGKRPGQLLLDRSYHHAAMKSLVDAHKRGRPDIVHFCLLLSLGSVLSRKGLLEVYVHTRDDKLIWINPETRLPRVYERFKGLIEALYERRIIESDGKKLLEIRDGALTDLLSKLRPDQVVLMSEKGNEMTIKELGTLLVSYERPVVLIGAFPRGELEERTVRLADTVVRIHEEPLEAWTVTSYVICSLEHVLGY from the coding sequence TTGGGTTTTGTAAAACTAACTTTGGTTTTCGTGGAGGCAGCCCTCGAGCTCGTCCCAAGAGAGTGCTGGAGTCATAGAGCAGTAATATCCGATGCTGAGAGGAGAGGTAAAAGGCCGGGTCAACTGTTACTCGACAGGTCATATCATCACGCAGCGATGAAAAGTTTAGTTGATGCTCACAAACGGGGAAGGCCTGACATTGTGCATTTCTGCCTACTACTATCTTTAGGTTCTGTCCTTTCCAGAAAGGGCCTTCTAGAAGTTTACGTACATACAAGAGACGATAAGTTGATTTGGATAAACCCCGAGACGAGATTACCGAGGGTCTACGAAAGGTTCAAAGGGCTCATCGAGGCTTTATACGAACGGCGCATCATAGAGTCGGATGGCAAAAAACTGCTCGAAATTAGAGACGGTGCGCTGACCGATTTACTGTCTAAATTGAGGCCCGATCAGGTGGTCCTCATGAGTGAAAAAGGCAACGAGATGACCATAAAAGAGCTCGGCACACTATTAGTCTCTTATGAGCGGCCCGTTGTGCTAATAGGAGCCTTTCCAAGAGGTGAGCTAGAAGAGCGTACGGTTAGGTTGGCCGACACAGTCGTACGTATTCATGAAGAACCTTTAGAGGCATGGACCGTTACCTCTTACGTGATTTGTTCGTTAGAGCACGTCCTCGGTTATTAA
- a CDS encoding ribonuclease P, with protein MKNRLLKAIARERVERLFEFARIYAQSDPEAAREAVTIARRIAQRARMRIPKKHKLMFCRKCGNLFLGSGSFSVRIRNRRSTHVVVRCLKCGWIRRYPALKEKHIRSTSQKL; from the coding sequence ATGAAAAACCGTTTGCTGAAAGCGATAGCACGCGAAAGGGTAGAAAGATTGTTCGAGTTCGCAAGGATTTATGCGCAATCAGACCCAGAGGCCGCAAGGGAGGCCGTAACCATCGCTAGGAGGATAGCCCAAAGGGCTAGGATGAGAATTCCAAAAAAGCATAAGTTGATGTTCTGTAGAAAGTGCGGCAATCTCTTTTTAGGATCGGGTTCGTTCTCCGTTAGGATTAGGAATAGAAGGAGTACACATGTTGTCGTGAGGTGCCTAAAATGCGGATGGATAAGGAGATATCCTGCCCTCAAAGAAAAACACATAAGGTCGACCTCTCAGAAACTTTAG